A stretch of the Nicotiana tabacum cultivar K326 chromosome 6, ASM71507v2, whole genome shotgun sequence genome encodes the following:
- the LOC142182301 gene encoding uncharacterized protein LOC142182301, with the protein MKTFSIKDVYLKNRGEFSKVSWRRIIWNNARLSKWIFMIYLAAHRRLQIRDRLKRWGCVEDDSCPLCNAEAETMNHLFFVCPFSKIIWVTMLRWLKIVRPVMDWEHELQWAEQHCRGRSAAAEIYRMILVGSIYYIWQERSAKVFQEIQRTAETITRSLAQDIHCRGNVKKCLKRKLIELNSYPTV; encoded by the coding sequence ATGAAGACTTTCAGTATTAAAGATGTGTACTTGAagaatagaggagaattcagtaAAGTTTCATGGAGAAGGATCATCTGGAACAATGCTAGATTATCAAAATGGATATTCATGATATATTTGGCTGCTCACAGAAGACTCCAAATAAGAGACAGATTGAAAAGGTGGGGATGTGTAGAAGATGACTCATGTCCGTTATGCAATGCAGAAGCAGAGACCATGAATCACTTATTCTTTGTATGCCCATTCTCAAAGATAATATGGGTTACTATGTTACGATGGCTGAAGATTGTTAGACCAGTTATGGATTGGGAACATGAGCTGCAATGGGCTGAACAACACTGTCGTGGTAGAAGTGCAGCTGCTGAAATCTACAGGATGATACTGGTTGGTAGCATATACTATATTTGGCAAGAAAGGAGTGCTAAAGTCTTTCAAGAAATACAGAGAACTGCTGAAACAATTACTAGAAGTTTAGCACAAGATATACATTGTAGAGGAAATGTAAAGAAATGCTTGAAAAGGAAACTGATTGAATTGAATTCTTATCCTACTGTTTAG
- the LOC142182302 gene encoding uncharacterized protein LOC142182302, with product MQSQANAHRTDKQLVVGNWVFVKLHLYRQSTLSTLPYHKLTSRYFSPYPIVERVSSVAYKLLLPPELQIHPAFHISQLKFYYDLSSEIVHPPVINFFNPLCPFPEAIFARRLIKKGNKVVAQCFVKWKDLDNSYATWEVAAALKTGFPSFTLEDKVLLIGDIDTQITAASDVGS from the coding sequence ATGCAAAGCCAGGCCAATGCTCATAGAACTGATAAACAACTTGTTGTTGGTAATTGGGTTTTTGTTAAACTCCATCTCTACCGGCAATCCACCTTGTCTACTCTTCCATACCACAAGCTTACCTCCAGATATTTTAGCCCTTATCCAATTGTGGAAAGAGTTAGCTCTGTTGCCTATAAACTACTCTTACCTCCTGAACTCCAAATACACCCCGCCTTCCATATTTCCCAACTTAAATTCTACTATGACCTTTCTTCTGAAATCGTTCACCCTCCTGTCATTAATTTTTTCAATCCCTTATGTCCATTCCCTGAAGCTATATTTGCCAGAAGGCTCATCAAAAAGGGTAACAAGGTTGTTGCCCAATGCTTCGTCAAATGGAAGGATCTGGACAATTCATATGCAACATGGGAAGTTGCCGCTGCTTTGAAGACCGGGTTTCCTTCTTTCACCCTTGAGGACAAGGTGTTGCTCATCGGGGATATTGATACACAAATAACAGCTGCAAGTGACGTAGGTAGCTGA